CGTCATTTCTGACTGTAACGTTTTTAGGACCTCTTCGATACGCATCGTTGTAACAGGATCAACAGCAATTGAGAATTCGTCGAGACAGAGAATCTCCGGTTGGTGCGACAAGGCACGAGCGATTGTCAAACGTTGTTGTTGTCCACCTGATAGTTTGGTGCCAAGTGTATTTAACCGGTCTTTTACTTCGTCCCAGAGTGCCGCCTGCTGCAGACATCGCTCGACGATTTCATCGAGTTCCGATTTCGCGCGGATTCCTGCTGTCCGAGGCGCGAAGGCAACATTGTCGTATATGGAGAGCGGCAACCCAACTGGCAAAGGGAGCACCATGCCGATACGCCGACGTAAACCATAGACATCGCCAATTGTATTGATGTCCACGCCATCCAGTTTTACGGAACCTTCCACGGTTGTATCAGGTGTAAATTCAAGGGTCCTGTTGATAACCTTCAGGAGTGTCGTCTTACCGGACTGCGCGGGACCGATGATACCGAGAATCTCGTTTTGGTAGACATCAAATGAGATACCGTTCAGGGCGGGGCTGTCGCCATATCGCACCTTCAAGTCGGTAACCTCAATTACAGGCGTGTTTTGCGAACCGTTGTGGCTATTCGTTTGCATGCGTGTCGTCATTGCCTTCCATGGATTGATTTTCTGCGTCTTTTTCTCTTTCCTCTATTTGTTCGCGTTCCACCCGTGCTTCTGTCAACGCTGAGGCTAACAGTCCAGATGGGATTGCAATCAGTCCGACACCCACAAGGGTGACAAGTGCTGTGAAGGTCTTCCCACCTGGCGTTTTCGGGAAGACATCTCCGTAACCGACTGTTGTTAGTGTCACGATAGCCCACCACATGGAATCGAAAATGGAGCCGAAATCTTCAGGTTGCGCATCTTTTTCAAAATAGTGGATACCACATGCAGCGAGATAGACTAACATCAAGGACAAAATAACCAGTGCCAAGAGTTCTCGCCGGATTTCATTCAGTGCCTCGGTGAGCCGATCTACTGCTAAGATAAATCGGGTCGCCTTGAAGATTCTGAAAACTCGC
Above is a window of Candidatus Poribacteria bacterium DNA encoding:
- a CDS encoding phosphate ABC transporter ATP-binding protein; its protein translation is MTTRMQTNSHNGSQNTPVIEVTDLKVRYGDSPALNGISFDVYQNEILGIIGPAQSGKTTLLKVINRTLEFTPDTTVEGSVKLDGVDINTIGDVYGLRRRIGMVLPLPVGLPLSIYDNVAFAPRTAGIRAKSELDEIVERCLQQAALWDEVKDRLNTLGTKLSGGQQQRLTIARALSHQPEILCLDEFSIAVDPVTTMRIEEVLKTLQSEMTILLVTNLVQQAKRLANRTAFFLNGDLIEIDTTDVIFSENPANQATYNYVNGTFG
- a CDS encoding ion transporter: MNKEKLREIIEGNICSALIQFLILASAVVFVVESDSEDPHALHFIIVDGMFFFLFSIEYILRVYIEPRKRDFIFSFYGIIDLLAILPSLFLLPGFRVLRILRFLRVFRIFKATRFILAVDRLTEALNEIRRELLALVILSLMLVYLAACGIHYFEKDAQPEDFGSIFDSMWWAIVTLTTVGYGDVFPKTPGGKTFTALVTLVGVGLIAIPSGLLASALTEARVEREQIEEREKDAENQSMEGNDDTHANE